In Gammaproteobacteria bacterium, the genomic stretch TTGTCATGCAACCTGATGTCCTCAATTACATTGAGGGCGATGCCACAGTGCTCGAACAGGAACCTCTTGAAGGGCTGGCCCGGGAGGGACAGTTGATGGCCTACAGGCACGACGGTTTTTGGCAGCCGATGGATACTTTGCGGGACAAGAATTACCTTGAGGGGCTGCTCCAGCAAGGGGAAGCGCCATGGGTAAAATGGTGATTGGAGGGGAGATGGTCGAGGCGGGTTTCTGGCGCGGACGTCGGGTTTTTCTAACTGGTCATACTGGTTTTAAGGGCTCCTGGCTCAGCCTCTGGCTGCACAGGCTTGGTGCTCGCATAACCGGCTACGCCCTTGAACCACCTACACAGCCATCTTTATTTGAAACGGCAGGTGTCAATGGATTGGTACATTCCGTTCATGGTGATGTACGAGATGGTGTTAGGCTTCGGTTGGCTCTGGAAGAAGCCCGACCGGAAATTGTCATCCATCTTGCGGCACAGCCGTTGGTGCGGGAGTCCTATCGTGCACCAGCGGATACCTATGCTGTCAATGTCATGGGTACCGTCAATCTTCTCGAGGCTGTACGGCACTGTGACAGTGTGCGCGCTGTGGTCAACGTTACCTCTGACAAATGTTATGAAAATCGTGAGTGGCACTGGGGATACAGGGAAAATGAGCCAATGGGAGGCTACGACCCTTATTCAAGCAGCAAAGGGTGTTCCGAGTTGGTTACGGCTGCTTATCAGAGGTCTTTCTTCAACCCGGAAAATTTTTCTGAGCACAGAGTGGGTTTGGCTTCGGCGCGGGCAGGCAATGTGATTGGTGGGGGGGATTGGGCACAGGACCGTTTGGTCAGTGACTGTGTGCGAGCTTTTTTAGCCGAAAAGGAGATAGTCATTCGCAACCCGCACGCGATTCGGCCATGGCAGCATGTGTTGGAACCACTCTC encodes the following:
- the rfbG gene encoding CDP-glucose 4,6-dehydratase, giving the protein MVEAGFWRGRRVFLTGHTGFKGSWLSLWLHRLGARITGYALEPPTQPSLFETAGVNGLVHSVHGDVRDGVRLRLALEEARPEIVIHLAAQPLVRESYRAPADTYAVNVMGTVNLLEAVRHCDSVRAVVNVTSDKCYENREWHWGYRENEPMGGYDPYSSSKGCSELVTAAYQRSFFNPENFSEHRVGLASARAGNVIGGGDWAQDRLVSDCVRAFLAEKEIVIRNPHAIRPWQHVLEPLSGYLVLAQNLYQKGVKYAEAWNFGPFDHDAKPVEWIVRYLCQSWQGSKGFRVAVGEHPHEATYLKLDCSKARARLGWQPRWSLEKALDSIVEWTSVYATGGDIKTVCMNQIDEYQATSGA